The Bacteroidia bacterium genomic interval TAAATTACTTGGAATGAAGGAAAATGACCATGTTAAGTTTCGATTCGCCAATAAACCCGACCACACCTTTATGGAGTTTAAAATAAAAGTGGATGATCTCACCAAGGATGTTGCCTTATTAGTTGTTGACTTTGTAGATCCCGACGAAAAAAATGAAACTAAGGAGTTGTGGAATAAGCAAATTGAAGATTTGATGGAGGCCATTGGGCTGTAAAACTTACTATCCTCTGTAAGAACC includes:
- a CDS encoding SRPBCC domain-containing protein → MEKIELEYEIKTSPRILYKMISTDEGLQQWFAKKVKITKDSYTFDWDGTTEVAKLLGMKENDHVKFRFANKPDHTFMEFKIKVDDLTKDVALLVVDFVDPDEKNETKELWNKQIEDLMEAIGL